A window from Drosophila yakuba strain Tai18E2 chromosome 3L, Prin_Dyak_Tai18E2_2.1, whole genome shotgun sequence encodes these proteins:
- the LOC26535001 gene encoding uncharacterized protein LOC26535001 — protein MTNAVSVTTNENCPVGQNTGSNKNTMSPTEISIEQLPNLASNWSTFLRDITNDRKLRAERINRQSENVIQFINRFPLLESS, from the coding sequence atgaCAAACGCCGTGTCAGTAACAACTAACGAGAACTgcccagttggccaaaacactGGATCCAACAAGAATACGATGTCGCCCACTGAAATATCCATTGAGCAATTGCCGAATCTCGCATCGAACTGGTCAACTTTTCTTAGAGATATTACCAACGATCGAAAGCTGCGAGCTGAGCGCATAAATCGGCAGTCGGAAAATGTCATccaatttataaatagattCCCGCTTCTGGAATCTTCCTGA
- the LOC6534038 gene encoding farnesol dehydrogenase — MERWCNKVAVVSGASAGIGAACTRALIGAGMVVVGLARRQERVEKLRSELNPEQQSRLHAIKCDITQEDQVLKAFDWTCRQLGGVDVLVSNAGIIGTGELSERDDGAAMRSTIETNIMGTVYCVRESFHSMRKRETEGHVVIVNSVAGYQVPNLGPQLPSLNIYPATKFALRAMNEIYRQEFQRHKTAVRVSTVSPGIVDTDILPEQIQGIIKQHMPMLRSADVADAVLWAIGTPPNVQVHNVTIKPQGEKF, encoded by the exons ATGGAGCGTTGGTGCAACAAAGTGGCCGTGGTGAGCGGAGCGAGTGCCGGAATCGGTGCAGCATGCACCCGTGCTCTAATCGGAGCAGGAATGGTAGTGGTGGGTCTGGCCAGGCGGCAGGAGCGAGTGGAGAAGCTGCGCAGTGAACTGAATCCCGAGCAGCAGTCCCGGCTACACGCAATCAAGTGCGACATTACGCAGGAGGATCAGGTGTTGAAGGCCTTCGACTGGACCTGCAGGCAGTTGGGCGGAGTGGATGTGTTGGTGAGCAATGCTGGGATCATTGGTACCGGAGAACTCAGCGAACGGGATGATGGTGCTGCCATGCGTTCCACCATAGAAACCAACATCATGGGCACCGTGTACTGCGTCCGCGAGTCCTTTCATTCCATGAGAAAGCGGGAAACCGAGGGCCACGTGGTCATCGTGAACAGCGTGGCGGGCTACCAAGTTCCCAACCTGGGACCACAGCTTCCATCGCTCAACATTTATCCGGCCACCAAGTTTGCCCTTCGCGCTATGAACGAGATCTACCGCCAGGAGTTCCAGAGGCACAAAACTGCAGTCAGGGTTTCG ACCGTCAGTCCGGGCATTGTTGATACGGACATCTTGCCGGAGCAGATCCAGGGTATTATCAAGCAACACATGCCCATGCTGCGAAGTGCTGACGTCGCTGATGCCGTTCTCTGGGCCATTGGAACTCCACCCAACGTTCAG GTCCATAATGTAACTATCAAGCCGCAAGGCGAAAAGTTCTAA
- the LOC6534039 gene encoding uncharacterized protein LOC6534039, with product MLKIPNRRKMPVSEQQPRTIKIERPKPGRILGPLNMSSMHQQTFLAQKNQTLPEDLGSRLRTLQRRVQEWKSSGQV from the coding sequence ATGCTTAAGATTCCAAATCGGCGCAAGATGCCTGTGTCAGAGCAACAGCCTCGAACCATCAAGATAGAGCGACCCAAGCCAGGAAGGATACTAGGTCCTTTGAACATGTCCAGCATGCACCAACAGACCTTCTTGGCCCAGAAAAACCAAACACTACCCGAAGATCTGGGCAGTCGCTTGCGGACGCTGCAGAGACGTGTCCAAGAGTGGAAGTCTTCAGGCCAAGTCTGA
- the LOC6534040 gene encoding uncharacterized protein LOC6534040, with product MACCFNYKFVLNLCNFLFLICGLLLVVSGLYIFSDNKRILLSRLLAASSDRLSSLPQPLLFYIALGVAIAGFVATLAAVVGFWASCLHTYCFLTIYFLSVVVLLLTESVLCLAITLWPHCLGISLDETQMVRSLQSNYGVPGQEQFTNAVDLAQVRFGCCGMRSSLDYDTSLWRLQGYGQRNWPVPLSCCVLENADHSVAYLDPKPANESMCQSLERLSYERERHTESCLPHLDNWYREQYSIFLGASLILALIEFCVLLAIIMSCTGLASQRALLRKPVQEVRTQKVKSRQTLIENIYEPDVELRENSSHSADGIYLGPASRHVSSEDFKELYIKPRDLYKQHNLRPSPASRPTQMRNYLV from the exons ATGGCCTGCtgttttaattacaaatttgtgCTCAATCTATGtaactttttgtttctg atatgTGGCTTGCTGCTGGTGGTATCAGGTCTATACATCTTCTCCGATAACAAACGCATTCTGCTCTCCAGACTCTTGGCCGCATCCAGCGATCGGTTGAGCTCACTTCCGCAGCCGCTGCTTTTCTATATAGCACTGGGTGTGGCGATTGCGGGATTTGTGGCTACTCTGGCTGCCGTCGTGGGTTTCTGGGCCAGCTGCCTTCACACCTACTGCTTCCTGACCATATACTTCCTGAGCGTGGTGGTGCTGCTCCTGACCGAATCGGTTTTGTGCCTGGCCATCACATTGTGGCCTCATTGTCTGGGAATCAGCCTGGATGAAACGCAGATGGTGCGATCCTTGCAGAGCAACTATGGCGTTCCGGGGCAGGAGCAGTTCACCAATGCCGTGGATTTGGCCCAAGTTCGGTTCGGCTGCTGCGGGATGAGAAGTTCTTTGGACTACGACACATCGCTGTGGAGATTACAGGGTTATGGACAGAGGAATTGGCCTGTGCCGCTCAGTTGCTGTGTCCTGGAAAATGCGGATCATTCCGTGGCATATCTGGACCCCAAGCCGGCCAACGAATCGATGTGTCAGTCTCTGGAGCGATTGTCCTACGAAAGGGAGCGCCACACAGAGTCCTGTCTGCCCCATCTGGACAACTGGTACCGCGAACAGTACAGCATCTTTCTGGGCGCCAGTCTAATACTGGCCCTGATTGAGTTTTGCGTTCTACTCGCTATCATCATGAGCTGCACCGGCCTTGCCTCGCAAAGGGCTTTGCTCAGGAAACCTGTTCAGGAAGTGCGTACTCAAAAAGTAAAGTCGCGACAAACCCTCATCGAGAACATATACGAACCGGACGTTGAACTGCGCGAAAATTCCAGTCACAGTGCAGACGGAATATATCTGGGACCAGCTAGCCGACATGTCAGCAGTGAGGACTTCAAGGAGTTGTATATTAAACCGAGAGACTTGTACAAACAACATAATCTAAGACCAAGTCCAGCCAGCCGTCCAACACAAATGAGGAATTATTTGGTCTAA